A genomic stretch from Thermoplasmatales archaeon includes:
- the pdxT gene encoding pyridoxal 5'-phosphate synthase glutaminase subunit PdxT, with protein MGLIGFQGDVSEHKTALLKASKKRDLNITVREIRKDSDMNNISGLIIPGGESTTIYNLINSYGLYERIKNEGGNGLPIWGTCAGLIIISKNTGDDRVVGMDLLDVEVERNAYGRQINSFISELNISGIGKFEGVFIRAPVISHVGEVEVMAHYNEKPVMVRHRNYIGTTFHPELTNDTRVHELFLDIVEGEGYTSTGNNKGDN; from the coding sequence GTGGGCCTGATTGGATTCCAGGGTGATGTTTCAGAGCATAAAACCGCCCTGCTTAAGGCATCAAAAAAACGCGATCTGAATATCACTGTAAGGGAGATAAGGAAAGATTCAGACATGAACAACATATCTGGTTTGATCATCCCTGGCGGTGAGAGCACAACCATATACAACCTGATCAACTCCTACGGACTCTATGAACGAATAAAGAATGAAGGGGGGAACGGGTTGCCAATCTGGGGTACATGCGCGGGCCTAATTATTATTTCAAAGAATACAGGGGACGATAGAGTAGTAGGAATGGATCTTCTTGATGTGGAAGTGGAAAGGAATGCTTATGGACGGCAGATAAATTCATTCATTTCTGAATTGAATATTTCAGGAATAGGAAAGTTTGAGGGAGTATTCATAAGGGCACCCGTGATCTCCCATGTGGGAGAGGTGGAAGTCATGGCCCATTACAATGAAAAACCAGTCATGGTGAGACATAGAAATTACATTGGGACAACATTTCATCCAGAGCTCACGAATGATACCAGGGTACATGAACTGTTCTTAGATATTGTAGAGGGGGAGGGGTACACTTCCACTGGAAATAATAAAGGTGATAATTGA
- a CDS encoding serine hydroxymethyltransferase codes for MLPNQNIEKNYTFFNEAMELRNLAKKHQEFFRNDIPLIASENIMSPLAKEMLLTDLGSRYAEGLPHHRYYQGNFYVDEIEDKIIELSNRLFKSKQTDPRPISGTNANMAVIYGFLNPGDVIAAPDLSGGGHISAAKFGAVGFRGLNIKTYPYDPATMTVLPDEASKMIIQEKPKVCLFGQSVFLFPTPLKEMNDAFQEVGCKVWYDGAHVLGLLAGGRFQDPLREGADVITASTHKTFPGPQHGIVLGSTSDENWKAVQRGVFPGTLSNHHLNSMAALGMTLVEELEFGKSYADQIIKNSKTLAEELASLGMNVLGEARGYTESHTLVADVTNFGGGKKVSETLESVGVILNKNLLPIDHNKNSQNPSGIRIGTQEITRIGFKESDCKELASLIIDSLKLTDYDHIRERVRDLKSRFNEIHYCYGREKPYEYINVFN; via the coding sequence ATGTTGCCTAATCAAAATATTGAGAAAAACTATACCTTTTTCAATGAAGCCATGGAGCTGAGGAATCTTGCGAAGAAGCATCAGGAATTCTTTAGAAACGACATACCGCTGATAGCTTCGGAAAACATAATGAGTCCACTTGCAAAGGAAATGCTTTTGACAGACCTTGGATCAAGATATGCCGAGGGACTTCCTCATCATCGGTACTATCAGGGAAATTTCTACGTTGATGAGATAGAGGATAAAATCATTGAGCTGTCAAACAGGTTATTTAAGTCGAAACAGACCGATCCCAGGCCCATCTCCGGAACCAATGCAAACATGGCAGTAATTTATGGTTTCCTGAACCCTGGAGACGTCATAGCTGCCCCAGATCTCTCAGGAGGAGGCCATATCAGCGCAGCCAAGTTTGGCGCTGTTGGTTTCAGAGGATTAAATATAAAGACATACCCATATGATCCAGCTACGATGACCGTTCTTCCAGATGAGGCTTCAAAGATGATTATACAGGAAAAACCTAAAGTGTGTCTCTTTGGACAGTCTGTATTCCTTTTCCCGACACCATTGAAGGAAATGAACGATGCATTTCAGGAGGTTGGGTGTAAGGTGTGGTATGATGGTGCGCATGTCCTTGGACTGCTTGCTGGAGGAAGATTCCAAGATCCTCTGAGAGAGGGGGCAGATGTTATTACAGCAAGTACGCACAAGACGTTCCCTGGCCCTCAGCACGGCATTGTTCTTGGATCTACAAGTGATGAGAACTGGAAAGCTGTTCAAAGAGGGGTTTTTCCCGGCACACTGAGCAACCATCATCTCAATTCCATGGCCGCACTCGGTATGACGCTTGTGGAGGAGCTTGAATTTGGAAAAAGTTATGCTGATCAGATCATAAAGAACTCCAAGACCTTAGCAGAAGAACTTGCCTCGCTTGGAATGAATGTTCTCGGTGAAGCAAGGGGTTACACCGAATCGCACACACTTGTTGCAGACGTAACGAATTTTGGAGGTGGGAAAAAGGTTTCTGAAACATTAGAAAGCGTTGGCGTCATATTAAACAAGAATCTCCTTCCGATCGATCATAACAAAAACTCTCAAAACCCAAGTGGGATTAGGATCGGAACACAGGAAATCACGCGTATCGGATTTAAAGAGAGCGACTGCAAGGAACTGGCCAGTCTGATAATAGACTCTTTAAAATTAACTGATTATGATCATATAAGAGAGAGAGTCAGGGATCTGAAGTCAAGATTTAATGAGATCCACTACTGCTATGGAAGAGAAAAGCCCTATGAATATATCAACGTCTTCAATTGA
- a CDS encoding ferredoxin family protein yields the protein MVKLESLDYKPKPIDENFLNDPEHYPVTGKHHDHDVRAEGVKRMGADGKPYPTKWGIHGSHVGVDWEACIADGACMDVCPVTLFEWELNPGQMGTGNDKKIDSDKDLYAKYRTDKCDPVRESECIFCMACESVCPTRAIKINP from the coding sequence TTGGTTAAATTAGAATCACTGGATTACAAGCCTAAACCTATAGATGAGAATTTTTTGAACGATCCCGAACATTACCCTGTAACCGGTAAGCATCATGACCATGATGTACGTGCGGAGGGTGTTAAAAGGATGGGCGCAGATGGAAAGCCCTATCCTACAAAGTGGGGAATCCATGGTTCTCATGTGGGTGTTGATTGGGAAGCGTGCATAGCTGATGGAGCGTGCATGGATGTGTGCCCTGTTACATTGTTTGAATGGGAACTGAATCCTGGCCAGATGGGTACGGGAAATGATAAGAAGATTGATTCTGACAAGGATCTTTATGCAAAATACAGAACAGACAAGTGTGATCCGGTTAGAGAGAGCGAATGTATCTTCTGCATGGCATGCGAGAGCGTTTGCCCGACAAGAGCAATTAAAATAAACCCATAA
- the purM gene encoding phosphoribosylformylglycinamidine cyclo-ligase has translation MKYRIMSRGDPQVVNRKMQGEFVTNLIRQLKFKREDFKVIGSFGGFSGLIDLGNLAIAMNTDGVGTKTMIAEEAKKYDTIGIDCIAMNVNDALTVGAEPIAFVDYINLKDIDVDIAKELGTGFNFGAQLSNLTIVGGETSIVPDLVNHIDVSGTSLSIVQKSQIINGEKIKDGDLIFTLQSSGLHSNGFTTVRKIIRDNGIDLSSNFPGESKKTADILLEPTRIYVREILDILNIVNIVGMANITGGGIKNLSRMKDMRYMITDPIEPQNVFKQLMDMGNLTIEQMYEIFNMGMGYVVVIDPESRLDFVNTLKGRVNLKEIGHVENGSGVEIPSLELKYRGYY, from the coding sequence ATGAAATACAGAATCATGTCACGCGGTGATCCACAGGTAGTTAACAGAAAGATGCAGGGAGAGTTTGTAACAAATCTGATAAGACAACTAAAATTCAAAAGGGAGGACTTTAAAGTTATAGGTAGCTTCGGTGGCTTTTCTGGGCTGATAGATCTTGGAAATCTTGCCATTGCAATGAATACGGACGGTGTTGGCACTAAAACTATGATTGCAGAGGAAGCAAAAAAATACGACACGATAGGAATAGACTGCATAGCAATGAACGTTAATGATGCCCTGACAGTAGGCGCAGAACCTATCGCTTTTGTAGATTACATAAACCTAAAGGACATTGATGTGGATATCGCGAAAGAACTCGGAACAGGATTTAATTTTGGAGCACAATTATCGAACCTCACGATTGTCGGAGGCGAAACGTCAATAGTTCCGGATCTGGTAAATCATATTGATGTATCTGGGACGTCTCTCAGTATCGTGCAAAAATCTCAGATAATTAATGGAGAAAAGATAAAGGACGGCGATCTGATCTTTACCCTCCAAAGTAGCGGCCTTCATTCTAACGGTTTCACCACGGTAAGGAAAATAATAAGAGATAACGGTATAGATCTTTCAAGCAACTTTCCCGGAGAATCCAAGAAGACAGCTGACATTCTTCTTGAGCCGACAAGGATATACGTCCGTGAGATCCTTGATATACTAAATATTGTAAACATCGTCGGAATGGCAAACATCACCGGCGGAGGGATAAAAAATCTGTCAAGGATGAAGGATATGAGGTATATGATCACGGATCCAATAGAGCCGCAGAATGTCTTCAAGCAGCTTATGGATATGGGAAACCTCACTATTGAGCAGATGTACGAGATATTCAACATGGGCATGGGCTATGTTGTAGTTATCGATCCAGAGAGCAGACTTGATTTTGTAAACACATTGAAAGGAAGGGTAAATCTGAAGGAAATAGGCCATGTTGAGAACGGCTCTGGTGTTGAAATACCTTCCTTGGAGCTCAAATATCGTGGTTACTACTGA
- a CDS encoding DUF99 family protein: MKNNIRVIGIDDGPFKRGTDIETCITGVVMRLDGTIEDIRIRMLKIDDANVLETISALIPENSRTLIKAVISEGVTFGGFGLIDPESFFVYTSIPFISITKGKASLEAMKRALSAHHSYASILQTLEKLKPLRVELNKRQYMLNYSGITESDAILILKKLMLTGNVPEPVRLAHIISRAVYDIKNTQMKKM, encoded by the coding sequence TTGAAAAATAATATTCGTGTAATAGGAATCGATGATGGACCTTTCAAAAGGGGTACCGATATCGAGACCTGCATAACCGGAGTGGTCATGCGCCTCGATGGAACCATAGAGGATATAAGGATTCGGATGCTGAAAATTGATGATGCGAATGTTCTGGAAACCATATCCGCTTTGATTCCAGAAAATTCTAGAACACTAATAAAGGCAGTTATATCCGAGGGTGTTACCTTCGGCGGTTTCGGCCTCATTGATCCAGAATCTTTCTTTGTTTATACGTCCATCCCTTTCATATCAATAACAAAAGGAAAGGCAAGCCTTGAAGCAATGAAAAGGGCATTATCAGCACACCATTCTTATGCATCGATATTGCAGACGCTGGAGAAACTAAAGCCACTGAGGGTTGAGTTGAATAAAAGACAATACATGCTTAACTATTCAGGCATCACAGAAAGCGATGCTATATTGATCCTTAAGAAACTTATGTTAACCGGAAACGTTCCAGAACCAGTCAGGCTTGCCCACATCATATCCAGGGCCGTTTACGATATAAAAAACACTCAAATGAAAAAAATGTAA